One Lysinibacillus fusiformis genomic window carries:
- a CDS encoding antibiotic biosynthesis monooxygenase family protein: MFVQIKRMVVTEGNAEKIVERFGAKKDSPSLLEQQPGYIDKQVLVKKVRRGDEEVLIMVRWESEEAWKNWEKSPEHIAGHKANAGKPKPDYFVESGQEVYYVKG; this comes from the coding sequence ATGTTTGTACAAATTAAACGTATGGTCGTAACAGAAGGTAATGCGGAGAAAATCGTTGAGCGCTTTGGTGCAAAAAAGGACAGTCCATCATTATTGGAACAACAACCAGGTTATATTGACAAGCAAGTATTAGTAAAGAAAGTTCGCCGTGGAGACGAAGAAGTGCTAATTATGGTTCGTTGGGAATCGGAAGAGGCATGGAAGAACTGGGAAAAGAGCCCTGAGCATATCGCTGGTCATAAAGCAAATGCAGGGAAGCCAAAACCCGATTATTTCGTTGAAAGTGGACAAGAAGTATATTATGTAAAAGGTTAA
- a CDS encoding GNAT family N-acetyltransferase, with translation MLEKVCIKKVITPVEIAKVQHLNAEIWGSQAIPSHQLLAVVQNGGLLLGAYLEDQLIGFNYCFVGYQEGKMYLHSHMIGVKKTYREQGVGELLKHAQQDYAKENEFQLVRWLFDPLEARLANLSFLKLNAISYQYKTDYYGPLQDDFNDGLPSDRLIVEWWVERNHVDDCLDELEESAEEIVPWSMTVDGLPVLDKDGEFQHDRVFIRDAYLLAIPQYLQKMKVESPKLAEDWRYKVRTILTTLFEQEYAIVRVKKHKEYVNFYLLVRRSLLAL, from the coding sequence ATGTTAGAAAAAGTATGTATAAAGAAAGTAATAACACCTGTAGAAATTGCAAAAGTGCAACACTTAAATGCAGAAATATGGGGGAGTCAGGCAATTCCCTCTCACCAGTTGCTCGCTGTTGTGCAAAATGGGGGATTATTGCTTGGTGCATATTTAGAAGATCAACTGATTGGTTTTAATTATTGCTTTGTTGGCTATCAAGAAGGAAAAATGTATCTCCACTCGCACATGATTGGCGTGAAGAAAACATATCGTGAACAAGGTGTAGGGGAATTATTAAAGCATGCACAACAAGATTATGCAAAAGAGAATGAGTTTCAGCTTGTGCGCTGGTTATTTGATCCTTTGGAAGCACGGTTGGCTAATTTATCTTTCTTGAAATTAAATGCCATTAGCTATCAATATAAAACGGATTATTATGGTCCATTACAAGATGATTTTAATGATGGGCTACCTTCAGATCGACTTATTGTTGAATGGTGGGTTGAGCGCAACCATGTAGACGATTGCTTAGATGAATTAGAAGAAAGTGCAGAAGAAATTGTTCCTTGGTCAATGACGGTGGATGGACTCCCAGTACTTGATAAAGATGGTGAATTTCAGCATGACCGAGTATTTATTAGGGATGCTTACTTATTAGCAATTCCTCAATATTTACAAAAAATGAAAGTAGAGAGTCCGAAGCTTGCGGAGGATTGGCGATATAAGGTTCGTACAATTTTAACGACCTTATTCGAACAGGAGTATGCTATCGTTCGAGTGAAAAAACACAAGGAATATGTGAATTTTTATCTGTTAGTTAGACGCTCTTTATTAGCCTTATAA
- a CDS encoding inorganic diphosphatase: protein MIVNFLYTQVKVKIDRPLGSKHPKYNFVYLVNYGFIPNTITGDGGEIDAYILGEFEPLETYEGKVIAVIKRNDDIEDRLVVSNQPYTTEQIYALIEFQERFFTTQIITEINIGTSTSQPPIKFHH, encoded by the coding sequence ATGATAGTGAATTTTCTTTATACACAGGTAAAAGTAAAGATAGACAGACCTTTAGGTTCAAAACATCCTAAATATAATTTTGTTTATCTCGTCAATTATGGATTTATCCCAAACACTATTACTGGAGACGGTGGAGAAATAGATGCATATATTCTTGGTGAGTTTGAACCGTTGGAAACCTATGAAGGAAAAGTAATAGCCGTTATTAAAAGAAATGATGATATAGAAGACAGACTTGTTGTTTCAAACCAACCTTATACGACAGAACAAATTTATGCTTTAATTGAATTTCAAGAAAGGTTTTTTACAACTCAAATAATTACGGAAATCAATATAGGTACTAGTACTTCTCAACCTCCTATCAAATTCCATCATTAA
- a CDS encoding polyprenyl synthetase family protein, giving the protein MEWLDNRINESLDILIESETLIGMELREMLNSFKNEKKAVGYSFGKLCIFHYEAFTDCLNEDIYKVAAAIELLILSFDIIDDLQDKDTDNSWSNTPELSLNIAIAMLVMASKSIRETSFRHRDLAVEILEKYALLSINGQQLDLLNGCREEQSYLQMIEQKSGSLTAMCCLIGEALAKGIVSTRVEGYGKYIGIIQQIKNDIQGLKTWGRKNDLLNKKYSLPIIYLLSKENNVSKLVMNYYNGDIVTHLDNNALEKELTAGGAIRYAMSIKNIYKYKALDDLEYVALSNTSKEYLKKLMK; this is encoded by the coding sequence TTGGAGTGGTTAGATAATCGAATTAATGAATCATTGGACATTCTTATTGAATCAGAGACATTGATAGGTATGGAACTACGGGAAATGCTAAATAGCTTTAAAAATGAGAAAAAAGCAGTTGGTTATTCTTTCGGTAAATTATGTATCTTTCATTATGAAGCATTTACGGACTGTTTGAATGAAGACATTTACAAAGTTGCAGCAGCTATTGAACTACTTATTCTTTCTTTTGATATTATTGATGATTTGCAGGATAAGGATACAGACAATAGTTGGAGTAATACACCTGAGTTATCGTTAAATATTGCAATAGCTATGCTTGTTATGGCATCCAAAAGTATCCGTGAGACTTCCTTTAGGCACCGAGATTTAGCTGTAGAAATCCTTGAGAAATATGCTTTGCTCAGTATAAATGGTCAGCAGCTAGATTTACTCAATGGTTGCCGTGAAGAGCAATCGTATTTACAGATGATTGAGCAAAAATCAGGTTCATTGACGGCAATGTGTTGTTTAATTGGTGAAGCGCTTGCAAAAGGTATAGTGTCTACTCGGGTTGAGGGATATGGGAAATACATAGGCATTATTCAGCAAATTAAAAACGATATTCAAGGCTTGAAGACATGGGGACGAAAAAATGACCTTTTAAACAAAAAATATTCATTGCCAATTATTTATCTTTTATCAAAGGAAAATAATGTTTCGAAATTGGTTATGAACTATTATAATGGTGATATAGTTACACATTTAGATAATAATGCTTTAGAAAAAGAGTTGACTGCTGGTGGGGCTATACGCTATGCAATGTCAATCAAAAATATCTATAAGTATAAAGCGTTAGATGATCTCGAATATGTGGCTTTGAGTAATACCAGTAAAGAGTATTTAAAAAAACTAATGAAATGA
- a CDS encoding iron ABC transporter ATP-binding protein, whose protein sequence is MIQVKEISKYFGKKPVIQDVSVEVATGKITSFIGPNGAGKSTLLSMVSRLLNADTGEVLLDKSDVRRWKSDDFAKRVSILKQSNYMNVRLTIRELVSFGRFPYSKGNLKPEDEVKVDEALQYMNLDDLQHNYLDELSGGQRQRAFIAMVIAQDTDYILLDEPLNNLDMKHSVQIMKILRKLVDELGKTVVIVLHDINFASVYSDHIVALKNGRVVKDGPTHDIINSDALKEIYDMDIPVQEQNGCRICVYFNS, encoded by the coding sequence ATGATCCAAGTAAAAGAAATTTCAAAGTATTTTGGAAAAAAACCGGTCATTCAAGATGTCAGCGTAGAGGTTGCAACAGGAAAAATTACATCCTTTATTGGTCCAAATGGTGCTGGTAAATCAACGCTGCTTTCAATGGTAAGCCGTTTACTTAATGCAGACACTGGGGAAGTATTACTCGATAAATCGGATGTACGTCGTTGGAAATCAGATGATTTTGCAAAGCGCGTATCGATTTTAAAGCAGTCAAACTATATGAATGTGCGCCTAACAATTCGTGAACTTGTATCTTTTGGCCGTTTCCCCTATTCAAAAGGAAATTTAAAACCAGAGGATGAAGTAAAAGTAGATGAGGCACTTCAATATATGAATTTAGATGATCTCCAACATAATTATTTGGATGAATTATCAGGTGGTCAGCGTCAACGTGCCTTTATCGCAATGGTGATTGCACAAGACACAGACTATATCTTACTCGATGAGCCACTGAACAACTTGGACATGAAGCACTCGGTGCAAATTATGAAAATTTTGCGCAAATTGGTTGACGAGTTAGGAAAAACGGTTGTCATTGTATTACACGATATTAACTTTGCCTCGGTGTACTCTGACCATATCGTAGCATTAAAAAATGGACGCGTTGTCAAAGATGGTCCAACGCATGACATCATTAATTCGGATGCGCTTAAGGAAATCTATGATATGGATATCCCTGTTCAAGAACAGAACGGTTGTCGTATTTGCGTGTATTTCAACTCTTAG
- the comX gene encoding competence pheromone ComX, with product MMNVIQYLEKNPSLVELLKEQKASLIGISAIEQKAILESFEEEVCVENGLWN from the coding sequence ATGATGAATGTAATTCAGTATTTAGAAAAAAACCCATCCCTAGTTGAGCTATTAAAAGAACAAAAAGCTTCATTAATTGGAATTTCCGCAATTGAACAAAAGGCAATATTAGAGTCTTTTGAAGAAGAAGTATGTGTAGAAAACGGTCTTTGGAATTAA
- a CDS encoding ABC transporter permease, with the protein MKIRYLLTATVVLSIVSLFIGVVDIKPSDLLDFESEETRLFLISRIPRLAAILLAGAGMSIAGLIMQSLSRNKFVSPTTAGTLDATKLGVLISMMFFSNVTYFQKISFAFIFALAGTLLFMQILNRIKFKDAIFIPLIGLMFGNILSSITTFFAYKADIIQNISAWLQGDFSLMMKGRYELLYISVPVLILAYIYANRFTVAGMGEDFAKNLGLSYKFVLNFGLVLVALISTTVVLTVGVIPFLGLIVPNIVSLFKGDNLAKTLPHTALLGMSFLLFCDILGRILIFPYEIPISMTVGVIGSAIFLFMLFRGKAYA; encoded by the coding sequence ATGAAAATAAGATATCTTTTAACAGCAACTGTTGTGTTGTCTATCGTGTCGTTGTTTATCGGTGTAGTGGATATTAAGCCGAGTGACCTATTAGACTTCGAATCAGAGGAAACTAGACTTTTTTTAATTAGTCGTATACCGAGACTTGCGGCAATATTGCTTGCAGGGGCAGGTATGAGTATTGCTGGTTTAATTATGCAAAGCTTAAGTAGGAATAAGTTCGTGTCGCCGACGACAGCAGGAACTTTAGACGCAACGAAATTAGGTGTACTAATTTCAATGATGTTTTTCTCAAATGTCACGTACTTTCAAAAAATTTCCTTCGCTTTCATATTTGCTTTAGCCGGCACGTTATTATTTATGCAAATATTAAATCGAATCAAATTTAAAGATGCGATATTTATACCGCTTATTGGCCTAATGTTCGGAAATATTCTTTCGTCGATCACGACATTCTTTGCGTACAAGGCGGATATTATCCAAAACATTTCTGCATGGTTACAAGGGGATTTTTCATTAATGATGAAAGGTCGTTATGAGCTTTTATACATAAGTGTACCTGTACTGATTTTAGCTTACATTTATGCAAACCGCTTCACTGTTGCTGGCATGGGTGAGGATTTTGCCAAAAATCTTGGTCTTTCTTATAAGTTTGTTTTAAATTTTGGTTTAGTGTTAGTAGCACTTATCTCAACAACTGTGGTGTTGACGGTTGGGGTTATTCCATTCCTTGGTTTAATCGTTCCAAATATTGTTTCGCTGTTCAAAGGAGATAATTTAGCGAAGACATTACCCCATACAGCATTGTTAGGTATGTCATTCCTATTATTCTGCGATATTTTAGGCAGGATATTAATTTTTCCTTATGAAATTCCGATTAGCATGACAGTCGGTGTTATCGGAAGTGCAATCTTCCTATTTATGTTGTTTAGGGGGAAAGCATATGCGTAA
- a CDS encoding siderophore ABC transporter substrate-binding protein, with product MKNWKLLTVLMAMMLLVLAACGSKDDAKEDKGSTTDNKPAEEQKDEATAYPLTIPGSTSGESTFAEITLDKQPENVVVFDYGFLDTLDALGVEVAGVAQKSVPEYLSKYTDTTYVNVGSLKEPDFEALSSMNPDIIFISGRQASAYEELSKIAPTVFIGVDDADFVNSFKTNTELAGKIFGKEQEAADAFAAYEAKVEEIKAKTASSEEKALIVLGSEGSLSAYGPGSRFGVIHDVFGVKPADEKIEVSTHGSNASFEYVRDTNPDVLFVVDRDAAVNPEGESGTKAAIENEIVGATNAAKNGKIFYLDPQYWYLSGGGVTSETAKADDVLKAFN from the coding sequence ATGAAGAATTGGAAATTACTTACAGTATTAATGGCTATGATGCTATTAGTATTAGCTGCGTGTGGTTCAAAAGACGACGCAAAAGAAGATAAAGGTTCAACAACAGATAATAAACCTGCTGAGGAACAAAAGGACGAAGCAACTGCTTACCCACTGACAATCCCAGGTAGCACATCTGGTGAAAGCACTTTTGCTGAAATCACACTTGATAAACAACCAGAAAATGTTGTTGTTTTTGATTATGGTTTCCTTGATACTTTAGATGCTTTAGGCGTTGAAGTTGCAGGTGTTGCACAAAAATCAGTTCCTGAATATTTAAGTAAATACACAGATACAACTTATGTAAATGTTGGTTCTTTAAAAGAGCCTGATTTTGAAGCATTATCTTCTATGAATCCAGATATTATTTTCATTTCTGGTCGTCAAGCATCTGCTTATGAAGAATTATCTAAAATTGCGCCAACTGTATTCATTGGTGTAGATGACGCTGATTTCGTAAACTCTTTCAAAACAAATACTGAATTAGCTGGTAAAATCTTTGGTAAAGAACAAGAAGCTGCTGATGCATTTGCTGCATATGAAGCAAAAGTAGAAGAAATCAAAGCTAAAACTGCTTCTTCTGAAGAAAAAGCTTTAATCGTTTTAGGTTCTGAAGGTTCATTATCTGCATATGGTCCTGGATCACGTTTTGGTGTAATTCATGATGTATTTGGTGTAAAACCTGCTGATGAAAAAATTGAAGTATCTACACATGGTTCAAACGCATCATTCGAATATGTACGTGATACAAATCCTGATGTTTTATTCGTGGTTGACCGTGATGCTGCAGTAAATCCTGAAGGTGAATCAGGTACAAAAGCTGCAATCGAAAACGAAATCGTTGGTGCTACTAATGCAGCGAAAAACGGTAAAATTTTCTATCTAGATCCACAATACTGGTACCTATCAGGTGGCGGTGTTACATCTGAAACTGCAAAAGCTGACGATGTTTTAAAGGCGTTTAACTAA
- a CDS encoding YkvI family membrane protein, producing the protein MKKSLQIGGAYVGIIVGAGFASGQEIVQYFTSYGYKGIFGALIATLGFAFVGMCIAQISSRLRTTSHKDLIYQISGNAVGFVMDYLLSLFLFGVAVIMFAGAGATFEQMFGLPIWMGSIFMITLTIVTVMMNVQSVINIIAIATPYLLAVVTVIAVYSLATMELSFAEQVVIAEQQLRVESKSWWVTALLYMSFNIGVCFSLLTVMCGSIRNERVAGMGGIIGGILLGALILLINLSLLAKMNIVAGLDIPMLALANEIHPIIGLVMSLSLLGMIYNTAVGMFYSFMVRFFKPKKPSFKVAVIFLGALGFLASLAGFTTLVSKLYAVMGYLGFILVAAIVFAWLRGIRRLA; encoded by the coding sequence TTGAAAAAGAGTTTGCAAATCGGTGGTGCCTATGTAGGAATTATCGTCGGTGCGGGGTTTGCATCAGGGCAGGAAATCGTGCAGTACTTTACGAGCTATGGCTATAAGGGGATTTTTGGAGCACTTATTGCCACATTAGGATTTGCCTTTGTAGGAATGTGTATTGCGCAAATTAGCTCAAGACTGCGTACAACATCGCATAAGGATCTAATTTATCAAATTTCAGGTAATGCTGTGGGCTTTGTGATGGATTATTTACTGTCGCTCTTCTTATTTGGCGTGGCTGTTATTATGTTTGCTGGAGCGGGTGCTACATTTGAGCAAATGTTTGGTTTACCTATCTGGATGGGGAGTATTTTTATGATAACCCTAACCATTGTCACAGTGATGATGAATGTGCAAAGTGTCATTAACATTATCGCCATTGCTACACCCTATTTGCTAGCAGTCGTAACAGTTATAGCAGTTTATTCATTAGCCACGATGGAATTATCCTTTGCAGAACAAGTTGTGATTGCTGAACAACAATTACGAGTAGAATCTAAAAGCTGGTGGGTCACTGCTTTATTATACATGTCCTTTAATATTGGTGTATGTTTCTCACTTCTTACCGTGATGTGTGGATCTATACGAAATGAAAGAGTTGCTGGAATGGGAGGCATTATCGGAGGAATTCTACTAGGAGCATTAATCTTACTCATTAATCTCTCACTACTTGCCAAGATGAATATCGTAGCTGGATTAGATATCCCGATGCTCGCCTTAGCGAATGAAATACATCCGATAATTGGTCTAGTAATGTCACTATCATTGCTAGGCATGATTTATAATACAGCAGTTGGGATGTTTTACTCGTTCATGGTACGCTTCTTTAAACCGAAAAAGCCTAGCTTTAAGGTTGCTGTAATCTTCTTAGGTGCATTAGGTTTTTTAGCAAGTCTTGCAGGTTTCACAACACTCGTATCGAAATTATATGCTGTGATGGGTTATCTAGGTTTTATCTTAGTTGCGGCAATTGTTTTTGCCTGGTTAAGAGGAATACGTCGATTAGCTTGA
- a CDS encoding iron chelate uptake ABC transporter family permease subunit: MRNSKKLLILVGLAIVFILLYVFYELNGNYHYAFPRRLIKVVAMTLTGIAIAYSTVVFQTITHNRILTPSVMGLDALYMMVQTIIYYFFGSMSVFVINAQYNFLLAVSAMIIFALIFYRVLFKEGKRPIYFLLLVGMIVGTFLGSVTTFFQVLIDPNEFLSLQSKMFASFNNVNSDLVWLAGIVILIAFIFGWRHMSQLDVMSLGRDTAINLGVPYDKLVQRMLILSSILIAVSTALVGPITFFGLIVANLSYQFFKTYKHSVIIAGSCIMSIVALVGGQWIVERIFNFDTTLSVIINFVGGVYFIYLLLKESRSAG; encoded by the coding sequence ATGCGTAATAGTAAGAAGCTATTAATTTTAGTTGGACTAGCTATAGTTTTTATATTGCTCTATGTGTTTTATGAACTAAATGGCAACTATCATTACGCATTCCCACGTCGCTTAATTAAAGTGGTGGCAATGACGTTAACAGGTATAGCAATCGCATATTCGACAGTTGTTTTTCAAACGATTACACATAATCGTATTTTAACGCCAAGTGTAATGGGTCTCGATGCATTATATATGATGGTTCAAACAATTATCTACTACTTCTTTGGCTCAATGTCGGTGTTCGTTATTAATGCACAATATAATTTTTTACTAGCTGTTTCAGCAATGATTATTTTTGCATTAATTTTCTATCGTGTGTTATTCAAAGAAGGAAAGCGTCCAATTTACTTCTTGCTGCTTGTCGGCATGATTGTTGGAACGTTTTTAGGAAGCGTTACAACGTTCTTCCAAGTGTTAATTGATCCCAATGAGTTCTTAAGCTTACAAAGTAAAATGTTTGCAAGCTTCAACAATGTTAATTCTGATTTAGTATGGCTAGCAGGTATTGTTATTTTAATTGCCTTTATTTTTGGCTGGCGTCACATGAGCCAACTTGATGTTATGTCTCTTGGTCGTGATACAGCAATTAACTTAGGGGTACCATATGACAAACTTGTACAACGTATGCTTATACTTTCCTCAATATTAATTGCCGTTTCTACAGCGTTAGTTGGGCCAATTACGTTCTTCGGCTTAATTGTAGCGAATTTATCGTATCAGTTTTTTAAGACTTACAAGCATTCTGTAATAATTGCAGGCTCTTGTATTATGAGTATTGTTGCTTTAGTCGGTGGTCAGTGGATTGTCGAGCGTATTTTCAACTTCGATACAACACTTAGCGTTATTATAAACTTTGTAGGTGGCGTATACTTCATCTATCTATTACTGAAGGAAAGTAGGTCAGCAGGATGA
- the menC gene encoding o-succinylbenzoate synthase, translated as MRIEEITIRHLKMAMKAPFKTSFGTIHEKELLLLEVKDVSGTIGWGEAVAFVAPWYTEETLKTIWHMLEDFLMPTLLHKDIVHPDEVGAMFASIRRNCMAKASIEGAVWDIYAQQTKQSLAHALGGSKEMIEVGISVGIQSSTEKLIDLIKGYVEMGYKRVKIKIKPGQDVEVIRAIRAEFPDLPLMADANSAYTLHDIEVLQQLDAYNLLMIEQPLAADDIIDHAKLQEQLKTPICLDESITSMEDVRKAIELGSCGVINIKIGRVGGLTEAKRIHDLCQEKDIPVWCGGMLEAGIGRAHNIALTSLANFVLPGDTAGSSHYWYEDIITPEVIVEGGYIRVPQTIGMGYTPNMNVIEKLTISKKIYK; from the coding sequence ATGAGAATAGAAGAAATTACAATTAGACATTTGAAAATGGCGATGAAAGCCCCATTTAAAACAAGTTTTGGTACGATTCATGAAAAAGAATTATTACTTCTAGAAGTGAAGGATGTATCAGGAACGATTGGATGGGGAGAAGCGGTAGCCTTTGTAGCACCGTGGTATACAGAGGAGACTTTAAAAACGATATGGCATATGCTAGAGGACTTTTTAATGCCTACCTTGCTACATAAAGATATTGTGCATCCGGATGAGGTCGGTGCTATGTTTGCCTCTATCCGGCGAAATTGCATGGCAAAGGCTTCGATTGAAGGAGCGGTTTGGGATATATATGCACAGCAAACGAAGCAGTCTCTTGCCCACGCATTAGGCGGAAGTAAGGAAATGATTGAGGTGGGAATTAGTGTAGGGATTCAATCGTCCACCGAGAAGTTAATAGATTTGATAAAAGGCTATGTGGAAATGGGTTATAAACGTGTAAAAATAAAAATAAAACCAGGTCAAGATGTTGAAGTGATTCGTGCTATTCGTGCTGAATTCCCAGACTTGCCTTTAATGGCGGATGCAAATTCTGCCTATACTTTACATGACATTGAGGTGTTGCAGCAACTTGATGCATACAATTTACTAATGATAGAGCAGCCACTTGCAGCTGACGATATCATCGATCATGCTAAGCTACAAGAGCAGTTGAAAACGCCAATTTGTTTAGATGAAAGTATAACGTCTATGGAAGATGTTCGAAAGGCCATAGAACTTGGCAGCTGTGGTGTCATAAATATTAAAATTGGACGGGTCGGTGGCTTAACTGAAGCCAAGAGAATTCATGACTTGTGTCAAGAAAAAGATATTCCTGTATGGTGTGGCGGTATGTTAGAGGCTGGTATAGGACGAGCGCATAATATTGCCTTAACATCACTCGCTAATTTTGTATTGCCCGGAGATACAGCGGGTTCAAGCCATTATTGGTATGAAGATATTATTACGCCTGAAGTGATCGTAGAAGGTGGCTATATTCGTGTTCCACAGACTATTGGCATGGGGTATACGCCGAATATGAACGTCATTGAAAAATTGACAATCAGCAAGAAAATCTACAAATAG